The following proteins come from a genomic window of Methyloceanibacter stevinii:
- a CDS encoding bifunctional enoyl-CoA hydratase/phosphate acetyltransferase, translating into MIRENKLYDELSIGDTESVKRVCTANDLYVFAHASGNLNPLHIPDDDDHDDHEAVAPSMWVGALISSVLGNVLPGPGTLYRSQSLRFLDRAHVATSLRSPLKTSSRTPVVVMETVVTGRGGETVAEGIAEVLAPERKVRVDMEELPEIVLQRHQHFDHYIHSCEGLEPLVTAVVAPEEKESLGGALLAARHSLIRPILIGSEPLIRQAAHDAGEDIGMYEIIDIPDHVAAAGRAVELVHEGYAGAIMKGHLHTSDLLHEVLKSKGGLRTSRRMSHAFVMDVPGLDHPLIISDAAINITPDLATKVDITQSAIDVALALGIQKPKVGVLSAVETVNPQIPSTLDAAALSKMSDRGQIKGGVVDGPLAMDNAMDAEAATTKGVTGLVAGHAEVLIVPNLEAGNMLAKQLAFVSGAEAAGIALGASVPIILTSRADGEKGRLASCAIAVLYRFWQENGVPVGSRLAEAAE; encoded by the coding sequence ATGATCCGCGAGAACAAGCTCTACGACGAGCTTTCGATTGGCGACACGGAGTCGGTCAAACGCGTCTGCACGGCGAACGATCTTTACGTCTTTGCGCATGCGTCCGGGAATCTCAATCCGCTTCATATTCCAGACGACGACGACCACGACGATCACGAGGCCGTCGCCCCATCCATGTGGGTCGGCGCACTGATCTCGTCGGTGCTCGGCAATGTGTTGCCGGGACCGGGAACACTGTACCGGTCGCAAAGCCTACGATTTCTCGACCGGGCCCACGTGGCGACGAGCTTAAGGTCACCGCTGAAGACAAGCTCCCGAACTCCGGTCGTTGTGATGGAGACGGTGGTCACAGGCCGGGGCGGCGAGACGGTCGCCGAGGGGATCGCGGAAGTGCTCGCGCCCGAGCGCAAAGTCCGCGTAGACATGGAAGAGCTGCCGGAGATCGTCCTGCAGCGTCACCAGCACTTCGATCACTACATTCACTCTTGCGAGGGGCTTGAGCCGCTCGTGACCGCCGTCGTCGCACCGGAGGAAAAGGAATCTCTCGGCGGTGCACTTCTGGCAGCGCGGCATTCACTCATCCGGCCGATCCTTATCGGATCCGAGCCGCTCATCCGCCAAGCCGCCCACGACGCGGGCGAAGACATCGGCATGTACGAGATCATCGACATTCCCGACCATGTCGCCGCGGCAGGCAGGGCTGTCGAACTGGTGCATGAGGGTTACGCCGGGGCCATCATGAAGGGCCATTTGCACACGAGCGATCTGTTGCATGAGGTTCTGAAGAGCAAGGGCGGCTTGCGTACCAGCCGCCGCATGAGCCACGCCTTCGTGATGGATGTGCCGGGGCTCGATCATCCGCTGATCATCTCGGATGCGGCCATCAACATTACGCCGGACCTCGCGACCAAGGTGGACATTACCCAGAGCGCCATCGACGTGGCCCTGGCTCTCGGCATCCAGAAACCCAAGGTCGGCGTGTTGTCCGCGGTCGAGACGGTGAACCCTCAGATCCCCTCGACGCTGGATGCGGCGGCGCTGTCGAAGATGTCGGATCGCGGCCAGATCAAAGGCGGTGTCGTCGACGGCCCGCTCGCGATGGACAATGCCATGGACGCCGAAGCGGCCACGACCAAGGGCGTCACGGGCCTAGTCGCCGGCCATGCCGAGGTCCTCATCGTTCCCAATCTCGAGGCGGGCAACATGCTGGCGAAACAGCTCGCCTTCGTGTCCGGCGCCGAGGCCGCAGGCATTGCGCTCGGTGCCTCCGTACCCATCATCCTGACCAGCCGCGCCGACGGCGAGAAGGGCCGGCTCGCCTCTTGCGCCATCGCGGTGCTGTACCGGTTCTGGCAGGAGAACGGCGTCCCCGTCGGGTCACGCCTTGCGGAGGCAGCCGAGTAA
- a CDS encoding heme biosynthesis protein HemY, with the protein MTRILFFTLFVIAAALGLAWLADRPGTISVEWLGYQIETSAFVGVVSLSVFVVAVILVLAILRYIWTRPSAVAAHMRQRKQKQGFDALSRGLVAIGVGDRAQAQRYAGVAQRNLPQEPLTALLKAQTAQLKGDDAAARRTFEGMLDNHDTELLGVRGLFLEAKRAGDEGAALVLAQQAVDRNPKLAWGVNALFDLQARSGDWDRALNTLAIARQNGHVDSKSANRRRAVLLTAEARETEAFDPSKALILANEALRLAPSLVPAAEIAGRLLASKGEVRAASRQILRTWTLSPHPSLAVAYAFAKPGLSPKDRLKRVEYLAKQTPDDVEGSVAIAQAAVEAQEWDRAREALEPYLEEAPSARICTLMARIEGGSGDKGREREWLARALRAPRDRAWIADGYVSDRWLPVSPVTGVVDAFEWKAPADAIGRPDETLQIDEWTGPPRDASAMRRDSHPAPAPDLQDEAPPALGEPVPESPSMIEGTAEEVAVSEAQSTPPPSGETGTAGPEDSPSAQAAPAPVTSETPPEKAEAQARSASSAKTGDGAAGEKPSASILVPPRAPDDPGVAPDTEDESEVSLERLRSAHIR; encoded by the coding sequence ATGACACGCATCCTCTTTTTCACGCTCTTCGTCATCGCGGCGGCGCTGGGACTTGCCTGGCTTGCCGACCGGCCCGGCACGATCTCGGTGGAGTGGCTGGGCTATCAGATCGAGACGAGCGCCTTCGTCGGCGTTGTGTCCCTGTCGGTGTTCGTCGTGGCCGTGATCCTGGTCTTGGCCATCCTGCGCTATATCTGGACCCGGCCGTCGGCTGTTGCCGCGCATATGCGCCAGCGCAAGCAGAAGCAAGGCTTCGACGCGCTGTCGCGTGGACTCGTTGCCATCGGGGTTGGCGACCGCGCCCAGGCGCAGCGCTATGCGGGCGTCGCCCAGCGCAACCTGCCGCAGGAACCGTTGACGGCACTCCTGAAGGCGCAGACCGCACAGCTCAAGGGAGATGATGCGGCCGCGCGGCGGACCTTCGAGGGCATGCTCGACAACCACGATACGGAACTGCTCGGCGTGCGCGGTCTCTTTCTCGAAGCCAAGCGTGCGGGCGACGAGGGGGCCGCGCTCGTCCTCGCGCAGCAAGCGGTCGACCGCAATCCGAAGCTGGCCTGGGGCGTCAATGCGCTGTTCGATCTCCAGGCCCGGTCCGGAGATTGGGATCGCGCGCTGAATACGCTCGCGATCGCCCGCCAGAACGGACATGTGGATTCGAAAAGCGCGAACCGCCGCCGCGCAGTGCTGCTGACCGCCGAGGCGCGGGAGACCGAGGCCTTCGACCCCAGCAAGGCCCTGATCCTGGCGAACGAGGCCTTGCGGCTGGCGCCGTCGCTGGTGCCGGCGGCCGAGATCGCAGGGCGCCTGCTTGCTTCCAAGGGCGAGGTGCGCGCCGCCTCCCGGCAGATCTTGCGGACCTGGACGCTGTCGCCGCATCCCAGTCTCGCGGTGGCCTACGCCTTCGCCAAGCCCGGCCTATCGCCCAAGGATCGCCTGAAGCGCGTCGAGTATTTGGCTAAGCAGACCCCGGACGACGTGGAAGGCTCCGTCGCCATTGCCCAGGCCGCCGTGGAGGCCCAGGAGTGGGATCGGGCGCGCGAGGCGCTGGAGCCGTACCTCGAGGAGGCGCCGTCGGCCCGAATCTGCACCCTGATGGCGCGGATCGAAGGCGGCAGCGGCGACAAGGGCCGCGAGCGCGAATGGCTTGCCCGGGCGCTGCGCGCCCCGCGCGACCGCGCCTGGATCGCCGACGGCTACGTGTCCGACCGCTGGCTGCCGGTGTCCCCGGTCACCGGGGTCGTGGACGCGTTCGAATGGAAGGCACCGGCGGACGCCATCGGGCGACCCGACGAGACGCTTCAGATCGACGAATGGACCGGGCCGCCGCGCGATGCGAGCGCCATGCGCCGCGACAGCCATCCGGCGCCTGCGCCTGACCTGCAGGACGAGGCCCCGCCCGCACTGGGCGAGCCGGTGCCCGAAAGCCCATCCATGATCGAGGGCACCGCGGAAGAAGTTGCGGTGTCCGAGGCTCAGTCCACCCCGCCGCCGTCCGGCGAAACCGGCACGGCAGGGCCCGAGGACAGCCCGTCCGCGCAAGCCGCGCCGGCGCCTGTGACGTCGGAGACCCCTCCGGAGAAAGCCGAAGCCCAAGCCAGATCCGCTTCCTCTGCCAAGACGGGTGACGGTGCCGCCGGCGAGAAGCCGAGCGCGTCGATCCTCGTCCCGCCGCGGGCGCCCGACGATCCTGGTGTGGCGCCGGACACCGAAGACGAGAGCGAAGTCTCCCTGGAGCGGTTGCGCTCCGCCCACATCCGCTAG
- a CDS encoding DUF808 domain-containing protein: MSGLLALLDDVAAIAKMAAAQVDDIAAHAAKATGKSAGVVVDDAAVTPKYVTGIAAARELPMVGKIAAGSIVSKLVILLPALLLLQAFAPWVIAPLLLLGGCYLCFEGAEKIWHWMLGHHETERDTEKPVSAAHLEEQRVKGAIKTDFILSAEIMTIALSTIEVDNLWTRAAVLAVVAVVFTIMVYGAVALLVKVDDIGLHMSQEASLKFLRSFGRGLVVAMPTVLNVISVVGTIAMLWVGGSIVEHSLHTLHVSWPHDATGWIVTSLIGDDAGGALTWIVTATVHAIFGFLLGSILIPVVTVLLMPIGVLFPEK, encoded by the coding sequence ATGAGCGGCCTTCTCGCATTGCTCGACGACGTCGCCGCCATCGCCAAGATGGCCGCGGCGCAGGTCGACGACATCGCCGCGCATGCGGCGAAAGCCACGGGCAAGTCGGCGGGCGTGGTGGTGGACGATGCCGCCGTGACGCCGAAATACGTCACGGGTATCGCCGCAGCCCGCGAACTGCCCATGGTCGGCAAGATCGCCGCCGGGTCGATCGTGAGCAAGCTCGTGATCCTGTTGCCGGCGCTGCTCTTGCTTCAAGCGTTCGCGCCGTGGGTCATCGCACCGCTGCTGCTCCTCGGCGGCTGCTACCTCTGTTTCGAAGGCGCCGAGAAGATCTGGCATTGGATGCTCGGCCATCACGAGACCGAGCGCGACACGGAAAAGCCCGTCAGCGCCGCTCATCTCGAGGAGCAGCGGGTCAAGGGCGCGATCAAGACCGACTTCATCCTGTCGGCCGAAATCATGACCATCGCCTTGTCGACCATCGAGGTCGACAACCTCTGGACCCGCGCCGCGGTCTTGGCGGTCGTCGCGGTCGTGTTCACCATCATGGTCTATGGTGCCGTCGCGCTGCTCGTGAAGGTCGACGATATCGGCTTGCATATGAGCCAGGAGGCGTCGCTGAAGTTTCTTCGTTCCTTTGGGCGCGGTCTCGTCGTGGCAATGCCCACAGTCCTCAATGTCATCTCGGTTGTCGGCACGATCGCCATGCTCTGGGTCGGCGGCAGCATCGTCGAGCACAGCCTTCACACACTGCACGTCTCATGGCCGCACGACGCCACGGGCTGGATCGTGACGTCGCTGATCGGCGATGACGCGGGCGGTGCGCTCACCTGGATTGTCACCGCCACGGTGCATGCCATCTTCGGCTTCCTGCTCGGATCGATCCTGATCCCGGTCGTGACGGTACTGCTTATGCCGATCGGTGTGCTATTTCCGGAGAAATGA
- a CDS encoding mitofilin family membrane protein — translation MSGTFDERGTGSDSADKRPRPTIEGTATEVSVEPSAGEPQAEETTAGALEAGSASADEAPAPEADDEESGDHSADGDEPGDADGESDAQADEAQPAPAAVSSDRSFGSRFLTWIGALFTHALAGLAGGLAVLAALVWGYLPVGAPQQDPGIETIETRIAALESAPKTPDNADALAALQSRLATLESTSGEAATPAVDPAEVKTLAAQVAEMQQSLKSMAEAAKDGGSVADAAAISRQVAEAEQRLDSQIQSKVQTEVQSALAGATASGADGKTVEDLKSEVSALDAKLKALTTATMSADDGPKLKPEISALQRRLNEIETTLPSLERAVDEENAQTRKANLTIAYSGLRDAVNSGRPFAPELAAMTALSADTNDLEDLAEYEHTGIPTVPMLAASFAALREQALAAQPEAEQDLFGRLLGGAQSLVKVRRIGEQTDGTGPDAILARADAKLQAGNLQETLMEVEKLKGPEAKTFGPWIDDALARLDADTALQRMQEALLVSLAEGDGAPQIVVPPAADETE, via the coding sequence ATGAGCGGTACCTTCGACGAGAGGGGCACAGGATCCGATTCCGCGGACAAGCGTCCGCGTCCGACCATCGAGGGCACGGCGACGGAAGTGTCCGTCGAACCGAGTGCCGGGGAGCCGCAGGCCGAAGAGACGACGGCGGGAGCGCTCGAGGCCGGTTCCGCCAGCGCGGACGAAGCGCCGGCACCCGAGGCGGACGACGAGGAGTCCGGCGACCACAGCGCCGATGGCGATGAGCCGGGCGACGCGGATGGAGAGTCCGACGCGCAAGCCGACGAGGCACAGCCGGCGCCTGCGGCCGTATCCAGCGACCGCTCGTTCGGCAGCAGATTTCTCACCTGGATCGGCGCGCTCTTCACCCATGCCTTGGCGGGGCTCGCCGGCGGGCTCGCGGTCTTGGCGGCTTTGGTCTGGGGCTACTTGCCGGTAGGCGCGCCTCAACAAGACCCAGGCATCGAGACCATCGAGACGAGGATCGCCGCTCTTGAGTCTGCGCCGAAGACCCCAGACAACGCCGACGCTCTCGCGGCATTGCAGTCCCGGCTGGCGACGCTTGAGTCCACGTCCGGAGAGGCGGCAACGCCGGCCGTCGACCCGGCCGAGGTCAAGACACTCGCGGCACAGGTGGCCGAGATGCAGCAGAGCCTCAAATCGATGGCCGAGGCGGCGAAGGACGGCGGTTCCGTCGCTGACGCCGCGGCGATCAGCCGGCAGGTCGCGGAGGCCGAACAGCGTCTCGACAGTCAAATACAGAGCAAGGTCCAGACAGAGGTTCAGTCGGCCTTGGCCGGCGCCACGGCGTCCGGCGCGGACGGCAAAACCGTAGAGGATCTGAAGTCGGAAGTTTCCGCTCTCGACGCCAAGCTCAAGGCATTGACGACGGCCACGATGTCCGCGGATGACGGGCCAAAGTTGAAGCCCGAGATCTCCGCCTTGCAACGGCGCTTGAACGAGATAGAGACGACGCTTCCGTCTTTGGAGCGCGCGGTCGATGAGGAGAACGCCCAAACCAGGAAAGCCAATCTCACCATTGCCTATTCGGGCCTGCGCGATGCGGTCAATTCCGGACGCCCGTTCGCGCCGGAACTCGCCGCCATGACCGCGCTGTCGGCCGACACGAACGACCTCGAAGACCTTGCCGAGTACGAGCACACCGGCATTCCGACCGTACCGATGCTGGCCGCCTCGTTTGCCGCGCTGCGTGAGCAAGCGCTGGCCGCGCAGCCTGAAGCCGAGCAGGATCTTTTCGGCCGGCTCCTCGGCGGCGCCCAGTCGCTCGTCAAGGTGCGCCGGATCGGGGAACAGACGGACGGCACGGGGCCGGATGCGATCCTGGCCCGCGCAGACGCGAAGCTCCAAGCCGGGAATCTCCAGGAAACCCTGATGGAAGTTGAAAAGCTCAAGGGGCCGGAGGCCAAGACCTTCGGACCGTGGATCGACGATGCGCTCGCGCGCCTCGATGCGGACACGGCCTTGCAGCGCATGCAGGAGGCGCTACTTGTATCCTTGGCAGAAGGTGACGGCGCCCCTCAGATTGTGGTCCCCCCGGCGGCAGACGAGACAGAATAG
- a CDS encoding uroporphyrinogen-III synthase produces MRLLVTRPEPDATREAETLTALGHEPVRAPLLEIEFLQDVPLNLNGAQAIVITSRNALRALGTHPERDKAVELPLFAVGEATAWAARQLGFTEVTIGPGTGAGLPPIICTEVHPDHGPLLHIGAEKVAYDLKGTLEEDGFELRRVVLYRSHPVEELSEQIVEELKRGDVDGVLLLSPRTARAFARLIQRYGLVTQVKGLVCYCLSKAIAEAVVPLGVEARVPPYAREEDLIALVESAA; encoded by the coding sequence ATGCGCTTGCTCGTAACGAGGCCAGAACCGGATGCGACAAGGGAAGCGGAGACGCTGACCGCGTTGGGGCATGAGCCTGTCCGGGCCCCGCTGCTCGAGATCGAGTTTCTCCAGGACGTCCCGCTGAATTTGAACGGCGCGCAAGCGATCGTCATTACGAGCCGGAATGCGCTGCGCGCCCTCGGAACCCATCCCGAACGCGACAAGGCGGTCGAGCTGCCGCTATTCGCTGTCGGCGAAGCGACGGCCTGGGCGGCCCGGCAGTTGGGCTTCACCGAGGTGACCATCGGCCCCGGAACGGGCGCGGGGCTGCCGCCGATCATCTGCACGGAAGTTCATCCCGACCACGGTCCGCTGCTCCATATCGGTGCGGAGAAGGTGGCTTACGACCTGAAGGGCACGCTCGAGGAAGACGGCTTCGAGTTGCGCCGGGTCGTCCTGTACCGCTCGCACCCCGTCGAGGAGCTGAGCGAGCAGATCGTCGAGGAACTCAAGCGGGGCGATGTGGACGGCGTGCTCTTGTTGTCGCCGCGGACCGCGCGCGCATTCGCCAGACTCATCCAGCGCTACGGCCTCGTCACACAAGTTAAGGGACTCGTTTGCTATTGCTTGTCCAAGGCGATAGCAGAGGCCGTCGTGCCCTTGGGCGTCGAAGCACGCGTTCCCCCATATGCGCGTGAGGAGGATCTCATCGCGCTGGTGGAGTCCGCTGCGTGA
- the hemC gene encoding hydroxymethylbilane synthase codes for MPASLPIGTRGSPLALWQAEHVRDRLAAHHGLELGAASLSVITTSGDRIQDKPLADFGGKGLFTKEIDEALLRGDIALAVHSMKDLPTQLPEGLCLAAVLPRARARRFLSPSADSLAALPAGAVVGTSSLRRGAQVKRARPDVRVVDFRGNVQTRLRKLAEGVADATLLAKAGLDRLGLTDAATSVLSVGDMLPAVAQGAIGVVARCDDAERARLLQPLNDAATQTAVTCERAFLAELDGSCRTPIAGLAVVEGDTIRFRGLILSPDGAEWHEVETTGPGAEAEAIGRQAGEDLRGRAGSAFLDKLT; via the coding sequence TTGCCCGCATCACTTCCCATCGGTACACGAGGCAGCCCCCTAGCCCTCTGGCAGGCCGAGCACGTGCGCGACAGGCTCGCGGCCCATCACGGCCTGGAGCTCGGCGCGGCGTCGCTGAGCGTCATCACCACCAGCGGCGACCGAATCCAAGACAAGCCGCTGGCCGATTTCGGCGGCAAGGGGCTGTTCACGAAGGAAATCGACGAAGCCCTTCTTCGTGGCGATATCGCGCTCGCCGTGCATTCCATGAAGGACCTGCCGACGCAGCTTCCCGAAGGTTTGTGTCTTGCTGCCGTCCTGCCGCGCGCGCGTGCGCGACGCTTTCTCAGTCCATCCGCGGACTCCTTGGCGGCGCTCCCTGCCGGCGCCGTGGTCGGTACCTCTTCCTTGCGCCGGGGCGCCCAGGTCAAGCGGGCGCGCCCGGACGTGCGCGTCGTCGACTTTCGCGGCAATGTTCAGACGCGCCTGCGAAAACTCGCCGAGGGCGTCGCGGATGCTACGCTCTTGGCCAAAGCGGGCCTCGACCGGCTCGGCCTCACCGATGCGGCCACGTCGGTGCTTTCAGTGGGCGACATGCTGCCGGCTGTCGCACAAGGTGCGATTGGCGTCGTTGCACGCTGTGATGATGCTGAGCGCGCGCGCCTGTTGCAGCCGCTGAACGATGCGGCGACGCAGACCGCCGTCACCTGCGAACGGGCGTTTCTTGCCGAGCTGGACGGCTCGTGCCGGACCCCTATCGCGGGGCTCGCGGTGGTAGAGGGCGACACAATCCGGTTTCGCGGGTTGATTCTCTCTCCGGACGGCGCAGAGTGGCACGAGGTTGAAACGACCGGACCCGGCGCCGAGGCAGAAGCAATCGGCCGCCAGGCCGGCGAGGACTTGCGCGGCCGTGCCGGCTCCGCGTTCCTCGACAAGCTGACGTGA
- a CDS encoding 3-hydroxybutyryl-CoA dehydrogenase, translating to MAIEIRKIGVIGAGTMGNGIAQTFAAAGYPVVMRDLKPEYVDRGMATVAKSLDRLVSKEKISGADRDATLERLTGTTELSDLADCDLVVEAILEVFDLKAGLIKELDEVCRADAILATNTSSISVTRIAAVSKDPSRVIGMHFFNPVPLMMLVEIIRALQTSDDVCDAVTDMVAKVGKEAKVSKDSYGFVVNRVLIPMINEAVNCVAEGVAAPEDVDDMMKLGANHPMGPWALADLIGLDVCLNIMETLYNGFDDPKYRPSPLLKQMCAAGYLGRKSGKGFFDYGS from the coding sequence ATGGCAATCGAGATTCGCAAGATCGGCGTGATCGGTGCGGGCACGATGGGGAACGGGATCGCGCAGACCTTCGCCGCGGCCGGTTACCCGGTGGTGATGCGCGACCTGAAACCCGAGTATGTCGACCGGGGGATGGCGACCGTCGCAAAGAGCCTCGACCGCCTTGTTTCCAAAGAGAAGATCAGCGGCGCCGACCGGGATGCGACGCTGGAACGGCTCACCGGGACGACCGAGCTGTCCGACTTGGCCGACTGCGATCTGGTGGTCGAAGCCATTCTCGAAGTTTTCGATCTCAAGGCCGGCCTTATCAAGGAGCTGGACGAGGTCTGCCGGGCGGACGCGATCCTCGCGACCAACACCTCGTCCATCTCTGTGACACGCATCGCGGCGGTGTCCAAGGACCCCTCGCGGGTGATCGGGATGCATTTCTTCAATCCTGTCCCGCTGATGATGCTTGTGGAGATCATCCGCGCGCTCCAGACGTCCGACGACGTCTGCGACGCGGTGACGGACATGGTCGCCAAGGTCGGCAAGGAGGCGAAGGTCTCCAAGGACAGCTACGGCTTCGTGGTCAACCGTGTGCTCATCCCCATGATCAACGAGGCGGTGAACTGCGTCGCCGAGGGCGTCGCCGCGCCGGAGGACGTCGACGACATGATGAAGCTCGGTGCCAACCACCCCATGGGCCCCTGGGCGCTGGCCGACCTGATCGGCCTCGATGTGTGTCTCAACATCATGGAGACGCTGTACAACGGCTTCGACGACCCGAAATACCGCCCGAGCCCGCTTCTGAAGCAGATGTGCGCCGCCGGCTATCTCGGCCGCAAATCCGGCAAGGGCTTCTTCGACTACGGCAGCTAG
- a CDS encoding cysteine hydrolase family protein, with protein MSNPTLRDLTGMSPDPAPISTSALVLIDCQQTYREGVMQLEGVEPALKEAAELLRRFREAGRPVIHIMHDAGEGTPYDVGAPIGQIADVVAPVDGETVIIKRFPSAFEQTELDWELKKHGVDNVVYGGFMTHMCVSSTARSAFNKGYANTVVAGATATRDLANPATGETMPAEQLQGASLSALADMFAVVVPKTKNLPD; from the coding sequence ATGTCCAACCCGACACTTCGCGATCTCACCGGCATGAGCCCGGACCCTGCGCCGATTTCGACGAGCGCGCTTGTCTTGATCGATTGCCAGCAGACCTATCGCGAGGGCGTCATGCAGCTCGAGGGCGTCGAGCCGGCTCTCAAGGAAGCGGCCGAACTTCTCCGGCGGTTCCGCGAGGCGGGGCGCCCCGTCATCCACATCATGCACGATGCGGGCGAAGGAACGCCCTATGACGTTGGCGCGCCGATCGGCCAGATCGCCGATGTGGTGGCGCCGGTCGACGGCGAGACGGTCATTATCAAGAGATTCCCATCCGCCTTCGAGCAAACGGAGCTCGATTGGGAGCTCAAGAAGCACGGCGTCGACAATGTCGTCTACGGGGGGTTCATGACCCATATGTGCGTGAGTTCGACCGCGCGGTCGGCCTTCAACAAGGGCTATGCCAATACGGTCGTTGCGGGCGCCACGGCGACGCGAGATCTCGCAAACCCGGCGACGGGCGAGACCATGCCTGCCGAGCAGCTTCAGGGAGCCAGCTTGTCGGCACTCGCGGACATGTTCGCCGTGGTCGTCCCGAAAACCAAGAACCTGCCGGATTGA
- the tsaD gene encoding tRNA (adenosine(37)-N6)-threonylcarbamoyltransferase complex transferase subunit TsaD, producing MNRTPLTLLGIETSCDETAAAVVRLRTDGCGEIVANVVRAQLDLHAAYGGVVPEIAARAHVDLLEPAIKQAMAEAALDFGDLDGVAAAAGPGLIGGVIVGLTTAKAIALGCGKPFVAVNHLEAHALSPGLTDNVHPPYLLLLVSGGHTQLVVVNDVGSYTRLGTTLDDALGEAFDKAAKLLGLGYPGGPDVERWAARGAPTIPLPRPMMGRPEPHFSLAGLKTALRQEAMAREPLSEQDVADLCASFQEAVGDVVRDRVTRGMDLFEDLVPPDTALTLVAAGGVAANGALRAALGEVAAARGYRLVVPPPHLCTDNAAMIAWAGAQRLARGLTDDMGTPARARWPLDPDAAPALGAGVKA from the coding sequence ATGAACCGGACACCGCTCACGCTCCTTGGTATCGAAACCAGCTGCGACGAGACCGCCGCCGCGGTCGTGCGTCTTCGCACCGATGGCTGCGGCGAGATTGTCGCCAACGTCGTCCGCGCCCAGCTCGACCTTCATGCCGCCTATGGCGGCGTCGTGCCGGAGATCGCCGCGCGCGCCCATGTGGACTTGCTGGAGCCCGCGATCAAACAGGCCATGGCGGAGGCCGCGCTCGACTTTGGCGACCTCGACGGCGTGGCCGCCGCCGCCGGTCCCGGCTTGATCGGTGGCGTCATTGTCGGCCTGACCACCGCGAAGGCCATCGCGCTCGGCTGCGGAAAGCCGTTCGTCGCGGTCAACCATCTGGAAGCCCATGCGCTCAGCCCCGGCCTGACGGACAATGTCCATCCGCCGTATCTGCTCCTGCTCGTCTCGGGCGGGCACACGCAGCTGGTCGTCGTGAACGATGTAGGCTCGTACACCCGGCTCGGCACCACGCTCGATGACGCCCTCGGCGAAGCCTTCGACAAGGCCGCCAAGCTGCTTGGGCTCGGCTATCCGGGCGGGCCGGACGTCGAGCGCTGGGCCGCGCGCGGGGCTCCCACCATTCCGCTGCCGCGCCCCATGATGGGGCGGCCGGAGCCGCATTTTTCGCTCGCCGGCCTCAAGACGGCGCTGCGCCAGGAGGCCATGGCCCGAGAACCTCTCAGCGAGCAGGATGTCGCCGATCTTTGCGCCAGTTTCCAGGAAGCTGTCGGCGATGTGGTCCGGGACCGCGTCACCCGGGGCATGGACCTGTTCGAGGACCTCGTCCCCCCAGACACGGCGCTGACGCTCGTCGCCGCGGGCGGTGTCGCGGCCAACGGGGCGCTCCGGGCCGCGCTCGGTGAGGTGGCGGCGGCGCGCGGCTACCGGCTGGTGGTACCGCCCCCGCATCTGTGCACGGACAACGCCGCCATGATCGCCTGGGCCGGCGCTCAGCGGCTGGCGCGCGGCCTCACGGACGATATGGGCACGCCAGCGCGCGCTCGCTGGCCACTCGACCCGGACGCGGCGCCGGCGCTCGGCGCTGGCGTGAAGGCCTAA